One Apodemus sylvaticus chromosome 16, mApoSyl1.1, whole genome shotgun sequence genomic region harbors:
- the LOC127666491 gene encoding zinc finger protein 58-like isoform X2 encodes MLSFRDVAIDFSPEERECLEPVQWDLYRDVMLENYGNLVSLGLAVAKPYLVTFLEQNQGSSGVKRQAAAASPPGTTGSEFNNHSEAIDHNSLSIQCQRIHTGEEPYYFEDCGKALSSHTTLSIRQRRYIGDKPYKCKECHKTLSSRSSLLIHQKYHTDEKTYKCEKCGKGFFRSSDLQHHQKIHTGDKPYKCEECHKAFLHHSYLRKHQAVHTGEKPYKCEECGNSFYYPAMLKQHQRIHSGEKPDKCEECGKVFSSAFFLNQHKGIDSGEKRYKCLECGKSFCYRSYLREHSRMHSGEYPYKCEECGKGFSRSSKLQEHQTIHTGVKPYKCEECGKCFSSFTSLKRHQIIHSEDTPHECIECGKRFSSSSRLQEHQKIHTEEKPYKCEECHKAFLYHSFLRRHKAVHTREKPYTCEECGKCFSSFTSLKRHKIHSIDTSHERV; translated from the exons ATGCTGTCCTTCAGGGATGTGGCCATTGATTTCTCTCCAGAAGAGAGGGAATGTCTGGAGCCTGTTCAGTGGGATCTGTACAgggatgtgatgctggagaattACGGCAACCTTGTGTCTCTGG GTCTTGCTGTCGCTAAGCCTTACTTGGTAACATTTCTGGAGCAAAACCAAGGGTCTTCGGGTGTGAAGAGACAAGCAGCAGCCGCCAGTCCTCCAG GAACAACAGGCAGTGAATTTAACAATCACAGCGAGGCCATTGATCACAACTCTCTAAGTATTCAAtgccagagaattcatacaggagaggaACCCTACTACTTTGAAGATTGTGGTAAGGCCCTTAGTTCTCACACAACACTTTCTATACGCCAGAGACGTTACATTGGAGACAAACCCTACAAGTGTAAAGAATGTCACAAAACCCTTAGCAGTCGCTCATCACTTTTAATACACCAGAAATATCATACTGACGAGAAAACTTACAAGTGTGAAAAATGTGGCAAAGGGTTTTTCCGTTCCTCAGATCTTCAGCATCATCAAAAGATTCATACTGGCGACAAACCATACAAATGTGAAGAGTGTCACAAGGCCTTTCTGCATCACTCCTATCTCAGGAAGCACCAGGCggttcacactggagagaaaccctacaagtgtGAGGAGTGTGGAAATTCATTTTACTATCCTGCAATGCTGAAGCAGCATCAAAGAATtcattctggagagaaacctgaCAAGTGTGAAGAGTGTGGAAAAGTAttttcctctgctttcttcctgaACCAGCATAAAGGAATTGATTCTGGAGAGAAAAGGTACAAGTGTCTAGAATGTGGCAAATCCTTCTGCTATCGTTCATATCTTAGGGAACATTCCAGAATGCATTCTGGAGAGTATCCCTACAAGTGTGAAGAGTGTGGCAAAGGGTTTTCCCGTTCTTCAAAGCTTCAGGAACACCAAACAATTCACACTGGAGTTAAACCATACAAGTGTGAAGAGTGTGGGAAATGTTTTTCCTCTTTTACATCCCTTAAGAGACATCAAATCATCCATTCTGAAGACACTCCCCATGAGTGCATAGAATGTGGCAAAAGGTTTTCTAGTTCCTCCCGCCTTCAGGAACATCAAAAAATTCATACTGAAGAGAAACCGTACAAATGTGAAGAATGTCACAAGGCCTTTCTTTACCACTCGTTTCTTAGGAGACACAAAGCAGttcatactagagagaaaccctACACGTGTGAGGAGTGTGGgaaatgtttttcttcctttacatCCCTTAAAAGACACAAAATCCATTCCATTGACACTTCCCATGAGCGTGTATAA
- the LOC127666496 gene encoding zinc finger protein 58-like isoform X2, whose amino-acid sequence MLSFWDVAIDFSPEEREWLDPAQWNLYRDVMLENYSNLVFLGLAVSKPQLVTFLEQRQGSTHGKRQARKTVSPGITASDPNHYSKPTNCKSVLTKGQRINTGEKPYKCEECGKPLRSLLTLSIHQRLHTGDKPFKCKDCHKAFSTRSSLFIHTKNHSDEKNFKCEECGRLFYYPSMLKQHQRIHSRDKHDKCEDCGNVYDLSSLKQHQGIHCGKVRYECEDCHKAFWYHSALRTHKTVHTGEKHYKCEECGRCFRVATSLSRHKKIHSEDNQYKCVACGRCFSSSLSLTRHQTMHSKSDPYNCKDCGRSFSNSLKLRRHQVLIHSEYSPHKCQICDKRFSRPASLRNHQKIHTGERPYKCEGCHQAFKCHSTLLRHKNIHIKEKSYQCEDVV is encoded by the exons ATGCTGTCCTTCTGGGATGTGGCCATTGATTTCTCCCCAGAAGAGAGGGAATGGCTGGATCCTGCTCAGTGGAATCTGTACAGGGACGTGATGCTGGAGAATTACAGCAACCTTGTGTTCCTAG gtcttgctgtctctaagcCACAGCTGGTGACATTTCTGGAGCAAAGACAAGGGTCTACCCATGGGAAGAGACAAGCAAGAAAAACAGTGTCCCCAG GAATAACAGCCAGTGATCCTAACCATTACAGCAAGCCCACTAATTGTAAATCAGTTCTTACTAAAGGACAAAGAATTAATACAGGGGAGAAACCCTACAAGTGTGAAGAATGTGGTAAGCCCCTTCGTTCTCTCTTAACACTTTCTATACACCAGAGACTTCATACTGGAGACAAACCCTTCAAGTGTAAAGACTGTCATAAGGCCTTTAGTACTCGCTCATCACTTTTTATACACACGAAAAACCATTCTGATGAAAAAAACTTCAAGTGTGAAGAATGTGGCAGATTATTTTACTATCCTTCAATGCTGAAGCAACATCAGAGAATTCATTCCAGAGATAAACACGACAAGTGTGAAGACTGTGGAAATGTTTATGATCTTTCATCCCTTAAGCAGCATCAAGGAATCCATTGTGGGAAGGTGCGCTATGAGTGTGAGGACTGCCACAAAGCCTTTTGGTATCACTCAGCCCTTAGGACACACAAGACAgtccacactggagagaaacattaCAAATGTGAAGAGTGTGGCAGATGTTTTAGGGTAGCTACATCCCTTAGTCGACATAAAAAAATCCATTCTGAGGACAACCAATACAAGTGTGTAGCGTGTGGCAGATGTTTTAGCTCATCTTTATCCCTTACAAGACATCAGACCATGCATTCCAAAAGTGATCCCTACAACTGTAAAGACTGTGGCAGGTCTTTTTCAAATTCTTTGAAACTTAGACGACATCAAGTGTTGATCCATTCTGAATATAGTCCCCACAAGTGTCAAATATGTGACAAAAGGTTTTCCCGTCCTGCAAGTCTTAGGAATCATCAaaaaattcatactggagagagacCCTACAAGTGTGAAGGATGTCATCAAGCCTTTAAATGTCATTCAACCCTCTTGAGACACAAGAACATTCATATAAAAGAGAAATCCTACCAATGCGAAGATGtggtatga
- the LOC127666496 gene encoding zinc finger protein 58-like isoform X1, with product MSPLTIHPVTREMLSFWDVAIDFSPEEREWLDPAQWNLYRDVMLENYSNLVFLGLAVSKPQLVTFLEQRQGSTHGKRQARKTVSPGITASDPNHYSKPTNCKSVLTKGQRINTGEKPYKCEECGKPLRSLLTLSIHQRLHTGDKPFKCKDCHKAFSTRSSLFIHTKNHSDEKNFKCEECGRLFYYPSMLKQHQRIHSRDKHDKCEDCGNVYDLSSLKQHQGIHCGKVRYECEDCHKAFWYHSALRTHKTVHTGEKHYKCEECGRCFRVATSLSRHKKIHSEDNQYKCVACGRCFSSSLSLTRHQTMHSKSDPYNCKDCGRSFSNSLKLRRHQVLIHSEYSPHKCQICDKRFSRPASLRNHQKIHTGERPYKCEGCHQAFKCHSTLLRHKNIHIKEKSYQCEDVV from the exons ATGAGCCCACTCACTATTCATCCAGTAACAAGG GAAATGCTGTCCTTCTGGGATGTGGCCATTGATTTCTCCCCAGAAGAGAGGGAATGGCTGGATCCTGCTCAGTGGAATCTGTACAGGGACGTGATGCTGGAGAATTACAGCAACCTTGTGTTCCTAG gtcttgctgtctctaagcCACAGCTGGTGACATTTCTGGAGCAAAGACAAGGGTCTACCCATGGGAAGAGACAAGCAAGAAAAACAGTGTCCCCAG GAATAACAGCCAGTGATCCTAACCATTACAGCAAGCCCACTAATTGTAAATCAGTTCTTACTAAAGGACAAAGAATTAATACAGGGGAGAAACCCTACAAGTGTGAAGAATGTGGTAAGCCCCTTCGTTCTCTCTTAACACTTTCTATACACCAGAGACTTCATACTGGAGACAAACCCTTCAAGTGTAAAGACTGTCATAAGGCCTTTAGTACTCGCTCATCACTTTTTATACACACGAAAAACCATTCTGATGAAAAAAACTTCAAGTGTGAAGAATGTGGCAGATTATTTTACTATCCTTCAATGCTGAAGCAACATCAGAGAATTCATTCCAGAGATAAACACGACAAGTGTGAAGACTGTGGAAATGTTTATGATCTTTCATCCCTTAAGCAGCATCAAGGAATCCATTGTGGGAAGGTGCGCTATGAGTGTGAGGACTGCCACAAAGCCTTTTGGTATCACTCAGCCCTTAGGACACACAAGACAgtccacactggagagaaacattaCAAATGTGAAGAGTGTGGCAGATGTTTTAGGGTAGCTACATCCCTTAGTCGACATAAAAAAATCCATTCTGAGGACAACCAATACAAGTGTGTAGCGTGTGGCAGATGTTTTAGCTCATCTTTATCCCTTACAAGACATCAGACCATGCATTCCAAAAGTGATCCCTACAACTGTAAAGACTGTGGCAGGTCTTTTTCAAATTCTTTGAAACTTAGACGACATCAAGTGTTGATCCATTCTGAATATAGTCCCCACAAGTGTCAAATATGTGACAAAAGGTTTTCCCGTCCTGCAAGTCTTAGGAATCATCAaaaaattcatactggagagagacCCTACAAGTGTGAAGGATGTCATCAAGCCTTTAAATGTCATTCAACCCTCTTGAGACACAAGAACATTCATATAAAAGAGAAATCCTACCAATGCGAAGATGtggtatga
- the LOC127666491 gene encoding zinc finger protein 595-like isoform X3, translating to MKEMLSFRDVAIDFSPEERECLEPVQWDLYRDVMLENYGNLVSLGLAVAKPYLVTFLEQNQGSSGVKRQAAAASPPGTTGSEFNNHSEAIDHNSLSIQCQRIHTGEEPYYFEDCDLQHHQKIHTGDKPYKCEECHKAFLHHSYLRKHQAVHTGEKPYKCEECGNSFYYPAMLKQHQRIHSGEKPDKCEECGKVFSSAFFLNQHKGIDSGEKRYKCLECGKSFCYRSYLREHSRMHSGEYPYKCEECGKGFSRSSKLQEHQTIHTGVKPYKCEECGKCFSSFTSLKRHQIIHSEDTPHECIECGKRFSSSSRLQEHQKIHTEEKPYKCEECHKAFLYHSFLRRHKAVHTREKPYTCEECGKCFSSFTSLKRHKIHSIDTSHERV from the exons ATGAAG GAAATGCTGTCCTTCAGGGATGTGGCCATTGATTTCTCTCCAGAAGAGAGGGAATGTCTGGAGCCTGTTCAGTGGGATCTGTACAgggatgtgatgctggagaattACGGCAACCTTGTGTCTCTGG GTCTTGCTGTCGCTAAGCCTTACTTGGTAACATTTCTGGAGCAAAACCAAGGGTCTTCGGGTGTGAAGAGACAAGCAGCAGCCGCCAGTCCTCCAG GAACAACAGGCAGTGAATTTAACAATCACAGCGAGGCCATTGATCACAACTCTCTAAGTATTCAAtgccagagaattcatacaggagaggaACCCTACTACTTTGAAGATTGTG ATCTTCAGCATCATCAAAAGATTCATACTGGCGACAAACCATACAAATGTGAAGAGTGTCACAAGGCCTTTCTGCATCACTCCTATCTCAGGAAGCACCAGGCggttcacactggagagaaaccctacaagtgtGAGGAGTGTGGAAATTCATTTTACTATCCTGCAATGCTGAAGCAGCATCAAAGAATtcattctggagagaaacctgaCAAGTGTGAAGAGTGTGGAAAAGTAttttcctctgctttcttcctgaACCAGCATAAAGGAATTGATTCTGGAGAGAAAAGGTACAAGTGTCTAGAATGTGGCAAATCCTTCTGCTATCGTTCATATCTTAGGGAACATTCCAGAATGCATTCTGGAGAGTATCCCTACAAGTGTGAAGAGTGTGGCAAAGGGTTTTCCCGTTCTTCAAAGCTTCAGGAACACCAAACAATTCACACTGGAGTTAAACCATACAAGTGTGAAGAGTGTGGGAAATGTTTTTCCTCTTTTACATCCCTTAAGAGACATCAAATCATCCATTCTGAAGACACTCCCCATGAGTGCATAGAATGTGGCAAAAGGTTTTCTAGTTCCTCCCGCCTTCAGGAACATCAAAAAATTCATACTGAAGAGAAACCGTACAAATGTGAAGAATGTCACAAGGCCTTTCTTTACCACTCGTTTCTTAGGAGACACAAAGCAGttcatactagagagaaaccctACACGTGTGAGGAGTGTGGgaaatgtttttcttcctttacatCCCTTAAAAGACACAAAATCCATTCCATTGACACTTCCCATGAGCGTGTATAA
- the LOC127666496 gene encoding putative zinc finger protein 66 isoform X4 — protein sequence MYLEHDVAVRKILGITASDPNHYSKPTNCKSVLTKGQRINTGEKPYKCEECGKPLRSLLTLSIHQRLHTGDKPFKCKDCHKAFSTRSSLFIHTKNHSDEKNFKCEECGRLFYYPSMLKQHQRIHSRDKHDKCEDCGNVYDLSSLKQHQGIHCGKVRYECEDCHKAFWYHSALRTHKTVHTGEKHYKCEECGRCFRVATSLSRHKKIHSEDNQYKCVACGRCFSSSLSLTRHQTMHSKSDPYNCKDCGRSFSNSLKLRRHQVLIHSEYSPHKCQICDKRFSRPASLRNHQKIHTGERPYKCEGCHQAFKCHSTLLRHKNIHIKEKSYQCEDVV from the exons ATGTACCTTGAACATGATGTTGCTGTCAGGAAAATCTTAg GAATAACAGCCAGTGATCCTAACCATTACAGCAAGCCCACTAATTGTAAATCAGTTCTTACTAAAGGACAAAGAATTAATACAGGGGAGAAACCCTACAAGTGTGAAGAATGTGGTAAGCCCCTTCGTTCTCTCTTAACACTTTCTATACACCAGAGACTTCATACTGGAGACAAACCCTTCAAGTGTAAAGACTGTCATAAGGCCTTTAGTACTCGCTCATCACTTTTTATACACACGAAAAACCATTCTGATGAAAAAAACTTCAAGTGTGAAGAATGTGGCAGATTATTTTACTATCCTTCAATGCTGAAGCAACATCAGAGAATTCATTCCAGAGATAAACACGACAAGTGTGAAGACTGTGGAAATGTTTATGATCTTTCATCCCTTAAGCAGCATCAAGGAATCCATTGTGGGAAGGTGCGCTATGAGTGTGAGGACTGCCACAAAGCCTTTTGGTATCACTCAGCCCTTAGGACACACAAGACAgtccacactggagagaaacattaCAAATGTGAAGAGTGTGGCAGATGTTTTAGGGTAGCTACATCCCTTAGTCGACATAAAAAAATCCATTCTGAGGACAACCAATACAAGTGTGTAGCGTGTGGCAGATGTTTTAGCTCATCTTTATCCCTTACAAGACATCAGACCATGCATTCCAAAAGTGATCCCTACAACTGTAAAGACTGTGGCAGGTCTTTTTCAAATTCTTTGAAACTTAGACGACATCAAGTGTTGATCCATTCTGAATATAGTCCCCACAAGTGTCAAATATGTGACAAAAGGTTTTCCCGTCCTGCAAGTCTTAGGAATCATCAaaaaattcatactggagagagacCCTACAAGTGTGAAGGATGTCATCAAGCCTTTAAATGTCATTCAACCCTCTTGAGACACAAGAACATTCATATAAAAGAGAAATCCTACCAATGCGAAGATGtggtatga
- the LOC127666496 gene encoding zinc finger protein 420-like isoform X3, with protein MSPLTIHPVTREMLSFWDVAIDFSPEEREWLDPAQWNLYRDVMLENYSNLVFLGITASDPNHYSKPTNCKSVLTKGQRINTGEKPYKCEECGKPLRSLLTLSIHQRLHTGDKPFKCKDCHKAFSTRSSLFIHTKNHSDEKNFKCEECGRLFYYPSMLKQHQRIHSRDKHDKCEDCGNVYDLSSLKQHQGIHCGKVRYECEDCHKAFWYHSALRTHKTVHTGEKHYKCEECGRCFRVATSLSRHKKIHSEDNQYKCVACGRCFSSSLSLTRHQTMHSKSDPYNCKDCGRSFSNSLKLRRHQVLIHSEYSPHKCQICDKRFSRPASLRNHQKIHTGERPYKCEGCHQAFKCHSTLLRHKNIHIKEKSYQCEDVV; from the exons ATGAGCCCACTCACTATTCATCCAGTAACAAGG GAAATGCTGTCCTTCTGGGATGTGGCCATTGATTTCTCCCCAGAAGAGAGGGAATGGCTGGATCCTGCTCAGTGGAATCTGTACAGGGACGTGATGCTGGAGAATTACAGCAACCTTGTGTTCCTAG GAATAACAGCCAGTGATCCTAACCATTACAGCAAGCCCACTAATTGTAAATCAGTTCTTACTAAAGGACAAAGAATTAATACAGGGGAGAAACCCTACAAGTGTGAAGAATGTGGTAAGCCCCTTCGTTCTCTCTTAACACTTTCTATACACCAGAGACTTCATACTGGAGACAAACCCTTCAAGTGTAAAGACTGTCATAAGGCCTTTAGTACTCGCTCATCACTTTTTATACACACGAAAAACCATTCTGATGAAAAAAACTTCAAGTGTGAAGAATGTGGCAGATTATTTTACTATCCTTCAATGCTGAAGCAACATCAGAGAATTCATTCCAGAGATAAACACGACAAGTGTGAAGACTGTGGAAATGTTTATGATCTTTCATCCCTTAAGCAGCATCAAGGAATCCATTGTGGGAAGGTGCGCTATGAGTGTGAGGACTGCCACAAAGCCTTTTGGTATCACTCAGCCCTTAGGACACACAAGACAgtccacactggagagaaacattaCAAATGTGAAGAGTGTGGCAGATGTTTTAGGGTAGCTACATCCCTTAGTCGACATAAAAAAATCCATTCTGAGGACAACCAATACAAGTGTGTAGCGTGTGGCAGATGTTTTAGCTCATCTTTATCCCTTACAAGACATCAGACCATGCATTCCAAAAGTGATCCCTACAACTGTAAAGACTGTGGCAGGTCTTTTTCAAATTCTTTGAAACTTAGACGACATCAAGTGTTGATCCATTCTGAATATAGTCCCCACAAGTGTCAAATATGTGACAAAAGGTTTTCCCGTCCTGCAAGTCTTAGGAATCATCAaaaaattcatactggagagagacCCTACAAGTGTGAAGGATGTCATCAAGCCTTTAAATGTCATTCAACCCTCTTGAGACACAAGAACATTCATATAAAAGAGAAATCCTACCAATGCGAAGATGtggtatga
- the LOC127666491 gene encoding zinc finger protein 726-like isoform X4 codes for MSIGTTGSEFNNHSEAIDHNSLSIQCQRIHTGEEPYYFEDCGKALSSHTTLSIRQRRYIGDKPYKCKECHKTLSSRSSLLIHQKYHTDEKTYKCEKCGKGFFRSSDLQHHQKIHTGDKPYKCEECHKAFLHHSYLRKHQAVHTGEKPYKCEECGNSFYYPAMLKQHQRIHSGEKPDKCEECGKVFSSAFFLNQHKGIDSGEKRYKCLECGKSFCYRSYLREHSRMHSGEYPYKCEECGKGFSRSSKLQEHQTIHTGVKPYKCEECGKCFSSFTSLKRHQIIHSEDTPHECIECGKRFSSSSRLQEHQKIHTEEKPYKCEECHKAFLYHSFLRRHKAVHTREKPYTCEECGKCFSSFTSLKRHKIHSIDTSHERV; via the exons ATGTCAATTG GAACAACAGGCAGTGAATTTAACAATCACAGCGAGGCCATTGATCACAACTCTCTAAGTATTCAAtgccagagaattcatacaggagaggaACCCTACTACTTTGAAGATTGTGGTAAGGCCCTTAGTTCTCACACAACACTTTCTATACGCCAGAGACGTTACATTGGAGACAAACCCTACAAGTGTAAAGAATGTCACAAAACCCTTAGCAGTCGCTCATCACTTTTAATACACCAGAAATATCATACTGACGAGAAAACTTACAAGTGTGAAAAATGTGGCAAAGGGTTTTTCCGTTCCTCAGATCTTCAGCATCATCAAAAGATTCATACTGGCGACAAACCATACAAATGTGAAGAGTGTCACAAGGCCTTTCTGCATCACTCCTATCTCAGGAAGCACCAGGCggttcacactggagagaaaccctacaagtgtGAGGAGTGTGGAAATTCATTTTACTATCCTGCAATGCTGAAGCAGCATCAAAGAATtcattctggagagaaacctgaCAAGTGTGAAGAGTGTGGAAAAGTAttttcctctgctttcttcctgaACCAGCATAAAGGAATTGATTCTGGAGAGAAAAGGTACAAGTGTCTAGAATGTGGCAAATCCTTCTGCTATCGTTCATATCTTAGGGAACATTCCAGAATGCATTCTGGAGAGTATCCCTACAAGTGTGAAGAGTGTGGCAAAGGGTTTTCCCGTTCTTCAAAGCTTCAGGAACACCAAACAATTCACACTGGAGTTAAACCATACAAGTGTGAAGAGTGTGGGAAATGTTTTTCCTCTTTTACATCCCTTAAGAGACATCAAATCATCCATTCTGAAGACACTCCCCATGAGTGCATAGAATGTGGCAAAAGGTTTTCTAGTTCCTCCCGCCTTCAGGAACATCAAAAAATTCATACTGAAGAGAAACCGTACAAATGTGAAGAATGTCACAAGGCCTTTCTTTACCACTCGTTTCTTAGGAGACACAAAGCAGttcatactagagagaaaccctACACGTGTGAGGAGTGTGGgaaatgtttttcttcctttacatCCCTTAAAAGACACAAAATCCATTCCATTGACACTTCCCATGAGCGTGTATAA
- the LOC127666491 gene encoding zinc finger protein 58-like isoform X1, which translates to MKEMLSFRDVAIDFSPEERECLEPVQWDLYRDVMLENYGNLVSLGLAVAKPYLVTFLEQNQGSSGVKRQAAAASPPGTTGSEFNNHSEAIDHNSLSIQCQRIHTGEEPYYFEDCGKALSSHTTLSIRQRRYIGDKPYKCKECHKTLSSRSSLLIHQKYHTDEKTYKCEKCGKGFFRSSDLQHHQKIHTGDKPYKCEECHKAFLHHSYLRKHQAVHTGEKPYKCEECGNSFYYPAMLKQHQRIHSGEKPDKCEECGKVFSSAFFLNQHKGIDSGEKRYKCLECGKSFCYRSYLREHSRMHSGEYPYKCEECGKGFSRSSKLQEHQTIHTGVKPYKCEECGKCFSSFTSLKRHQIIHSEDTPHECIECGKRFSSSSRLQEHQKIHTEEKPYKCEECHKAFLYHSFLRRHKAVHTREKPYTCEECGKCFSSFTSLKRHKIHSIDTSHERV; encoded by the exons ATGAAG GAAATGCTGTCCTTCAGGGATGTGGCCATTGATTTCTCTCCAGAAGAGAGGGAATGTCTGGAGCCTGTTCAGTGGGATCTGTACAgggatgtgatgctggagaattACGGCAACCTTGTGTCTCTGG GTCTTGCTGTCGCTAAGCCTTACTTGGTAACATTTCTGGAGCAAAACCAAGGGTCTTCGGGTGTGAAGAGACAAGCAGCAGCCGCCAGTCCTCCAG GAACAACAGGCAGTGAATTTAACAATCACAGCGAGGCCATTGATCACAACTCTCTAAGTATTCAAtgccagagaattcatacaggagaggaACCCTACTACTTTGAAGATTGTGGTAAGGCCCTTAGTTCTCACACAACACTTTCTATACGCCAGAGACGTTACATTGGAGACAAACCCTACAAGTGTAAAGAATGTCACAAAACCCTTAGCAGTCGCTCATCACTTTTAATACACCAGAAATATCATACTGACGAGAAAACTTACAAGTGTGAAAAATGTGGCAAAGGGTTTTTCCGTTCCTCAGATCTTCAGCATCATCAAAAGATTCATACTGGCGACAAACCATACAAATGTGAAGAGTGTCACAAGGCCTTTCTGCATCACTCCTATCTCAGGAAGCACCAGGCggttcacactggagagaaaccctacaagtgtGAGGAGTGTGGAAATTCATTTTACTATCCTGCAATGCTGAAGCAGCATCAAAGAATtcattctggagagaaacctgaCAAGTGTGAAGAGTGTGGAAAAGTAttttcctctgctttcttcctgaACCAGCATAAAGGAATTGATTCTGGAGAGAAAAGGTACAAGTGTCTAGAATGTGGCAAATCCTTCTGCTATCGTTCATATCTTAGGGAACATTCCAGAATGCATTCTGGAGAGTATCCCTACAAGTGTGAAGAGTGTGGCAAAGGGTTTTCCCGTTCTTCAAAGCTTCAGGAACACCAAACAATTCACACTGGAGTTAAACCATACAAGTGTGAAGAGTGTGGGAAATGTTTTTCCTCTTTTACATCCCTTAAGAGACATCAAATCATCCATTCTGAAGACACTCCCCATGAGTGCATAGAATGTGGCAAAAGGTTTTCTAGTTCCTCCCGCCTTCAGGAACATCAAAAAATTCATACTGAAGAGAAACCGTACAAATGTGAAGAATGTCACAAGGCCTTTCTTTACCACTCGTTTCTTAGGAGACACAAAGCAGttcatactagagagaaaccctACACGTGTGAGGAGTGTGGgaaatgtttttcttcctttacatCCCTTAAAAGACACAAAATCCATTCCATTGACACTTCCCATGAGCGTGTATAA